In Lytechinus variegatus isolate NC3 chromosome 12, Lvar_3.0, whole genome shotgun sequence, a single window of DNA contains:
- the LOC121425270 gene encoding putative protein TPRXL yields MKIRIQKSPASAAQTQMGSRQSRASTTITADTQSPDLFEPNSSPTHSTSWSRHPPKNSLRGSITPGQKTPLTRLDNSITSQPSDCFVLSPTNPLSATSPCNVPSPTPLLRAGNARHPFEVPSIPTSQGPSRSASSYSQPPTNTSLPHPSSSASERNPPHPPPAQCVTTHAAPTSSTHRPNSTPSGFHQGRASALTHASLLESLQFATSKALYLLSHPNFPQDQVALSNLHVLHHQIIHLAQSSLSALPPAQSM; encoded by the coding sequence ATGAAGATCAGAATTCAGAAGAGTCCTGCTTCAGCAGCTCAAACGCAAATGGGATCCAGACAGAGTCGTGCTTCTACCACCATTACTGCAGACACTCAAAGTCCTGATCTCTTTGAGCCTAACAGTTCTCCTACACACTCTACCAGCTGGTCAAGGCATCCTCCAAAAAACAGTCTAAGAGGCTCAATTACCCCAGGCCAAAAAACTCCACTTACCAGGTTGGACAACTCCATTACCTCTCAACCTAGTGATTGCTTTGTCCTATCTCCTACCAACCCTCTATCAGCCACTTCACCATGCAATGTCCCTTCACCTACGCCACTCCTTCGTGCAGGAAATGCTCGCCACCCCTTTGAGGTACCCTCTATTCCTACCTCCCAGGGTCCCTCAAGGTCTGCTTCATCATATTCACAGCCCCCCACAAACACTTCTCTGCCACATCCCAGTAGCAGTGCCTCTGAGCGGAACCCTCCACATCCTCCTCCTGCCCAATGTGTGACCACCCATGCAGCTCCGACTTCATCAACGCACCGCCCAAACTCAACCCCTTCGGGTTTTCACCAGGGCAGAGCCTCGGCACTGACACATGCGTCCCTCCTAGAATCACTCCAATTTGCCACATCAAAAGCTCTTTACCTTCTCTCCCACCCAAACTTTCCTCAGGATCAGGTCGCTCTGTCAAACCTACACGTCCTTCACCATCAAATAATCCATCTAGCTCAAAGCAGCCTGAGTGCTCTACCTCCTGCTCAATCAATGTAG